In a genomic window of Meleagris gallopavo isolate NT-WF06-2002-E0010 breed Aviagen turkey brand Nicholas breeding stock chromosome 1, Turkey_5.1, whole genome shotgun sequence:
- the FAM162A gene encoding protein FAM162A → CSELDLAPVFPLLSLPEKAVKLLERNIPFFLRMSRGEGPKVRRRLCSKPQEESPVQPRGRPVLRVPGHKPTDWEKKCLLWAGHFKKPEDIPEVVSIDVIRAAQTTLRVKFSYVMIALTIMGCIVMVIRGKQAVKRHESLASINMEKKAQWKEEATQSASAKP, encoded by the exons TGTTCTGAGCTAGACCTAGCCCCTGtgtttcctctgctttctcttccagaGAAGGCTGTTAAGCTGCTGGAAAGAAACATTCCCTTCTTTCTGAGGATGAGTCGGGGAGAGGGGCcgaaggtgaggaggaggctCTGCAGCAAACCCCAGGAGGAAAGTCCAGTGCAGCCAAGAG GTCGGCCTGTTTTGAGGGTGCCTGGACACAAGcctacagactgggagaagaaatgtttgctGTGGGCAGGCCATTTCAAGAAGCCGGAGGATATACCAGAGGTCGTCTC GATTGACGTAATCCGAGCAGCACAAACCACTCTGCGGGTGAAGTTCAGCTACGTAATGATTGCCTTGACAATAATGGGATGCATAGTGATGGTGATCAGAGGAAAGCAG GCTGTAAAAAGGCACGAATCTCTTGCAAGCATCAACATGGAGAAGAAAGCTCAATGGAAGGAAGAAGCTACTCAGAGTGCATCTGCTAAACCttag